A single Paenibacillus kribbensis DNA region contains:
- the rsgA gene encoding ribosome small subunit-dependent GTPase A, whose product MSIHQYGWSDEWNSYWDQWKQSFEERAGHSQLRPARLIADYGQKVKLITMDGERWGAASGKLRHIIDDPAEMPAVGDWVAISTPDGVSDAVIHAVLPRKSRISRQAAGFETKEQLIATNVDTLFLVNALNHDFNMRRLERYLIMAWNSGVNPVVVLSKSDLCDDVEARIAEAEGVAPGVPVIVISALQNEGREQLEAFLQPGCTVALTGSSGSGKSTIVNWLSGTEVQLTQDVREEDSRGRHTTTHRQLFPIAKQAVLLDTPGMRELNLWDDSTGVAHTFADITDIAQKCRFADCKHKGEAGCAVEEAVQTGRLSESRVNNYRKMQRELEYQARKEADRRRKDGRTSTTSGRRDQRSGWRRDVEW is encoded by the coding sequence ATGAGTATACATCAATACGGTTGGTCTGATGAGTGGAACAGTTATTGGGACCAATGGAAGCAAAGTTTTGAGGAACGTGCAGGACATTCACAGCTGCGGCCTGCCCGCTTGATCGCCGATTATGGGCAAAAAGTCAAGCTTATCACGATGGATGGGGAACGCTGGGGAGCAGCTTCTGGCAAGCTGCGACATATCATCGATGATCCCGCCGAGATGCCGGCTGTCGGGGATTGGGTGGCGATCAGCACACCGGATGGAGTGTCGGATGCTGTGATTCATGCCGTCCTGCCGCGCAAAAGCAGAATATCCCGACAGGCTGCGGGTTTTGAGACAAAGGAGCAGCTGATAGCGACCAATGTGGATACCCTTTTTCTCGTAAATGCGTTGAATCATGATTTTAATATGCGCAGACTGGAGCGGTATTTAATTATGGCTTGGAACAGTGGGGTGAACCCGGTGGTTGTGTTGAGTAAGAGCGACCTTTGTGACGATGTTGAGGCACGGATCGCAGAAGCGGAGGGGGTAGCTCCCGGTGTGCCTGTCATCGTTATTTCTGCGCTGCAAAACGAAGGCAGAGAGCAGTTGGAGGCGTTTCTTCAACCCGGCTGTACCGTTGCTTTAACAGGTTCTTCCGGGAGCGGCAAATCAACGATTGTAAACTGGCTCTCCGGGACTGAAGTACAGTTGACACAGGATGTGAGAGAGGAGGATAGCCGGGGACGGCATACGACAACTCATCGACAGCTTTTTCCCATCGCCAAGCAAGCCGTTCTGCTGGATACGCCTGGCATGCGCGAGCTTAACCTGTGGGATGATTCCACGGGTGTCGCTCATACCTTTGCTGATATTACCGACATAGCGCAGAAATGCCGATTTGCAGATTGCAAGCACAAGGGCGAAGCCGGATGTGCAGTGGAGGAAGCTGTACAGACGGGGAGACTGTCTGAATCCAGAGTGAACAATTATCGCAAAATGCAGCGAGAGCTGGAATATCAGGCGCGCAAGGAAGCGGACCGACGCAGAAAGGATGGCCGTACCAGCACAACCTCAGGTCGAAGGGATCAGCGAAGTGGCTGGCGACGGGATGTGGAATGGTAA
- a CDS encoding metalloregulator ArsR/SmtB family transcription factor: protein MQLDKMVNYHKALADPTRMRILLLLSRGELHGQALAKKLNLSQPTVTHHASKLREAGLIKERRDKNTVYFTLNPELIRQHAEATVRFIFEKGEGEEEMSELNETLEATVLRNFFAKDGKLRQIPAQYKKKLIVLQMLAEKLEPGRVYPERELNEWIKQYHDDFATIRRELIMHQFMYREREMYELNPREMWTRWDQVR, encoded by the coding sequence ATGCAGCTGGATAAGATGGTCAATTATCATAAAGCGCTTGCTGATCCGACGCGTATGCGCATATTACTCCTGTTGTCCCGTGGGGAGTTGCATGGTCAGGCTTTGGCGAAAAAGCTGAATTTATCCCAACCGACCGTTACGCATCATGCTTCCAAACTCCGTGAGGCTGGATTAATCAAAGAACGACGGGATAAAAATACGGTGTATTTCACATTGAATCCGGAGCTGATCCGGCAGCATGCCGAGGCGACGGTACGTTTTATCTTCGAAAAGGGAGAGGGTGAGGAAGAGATGTCAGAGCTTAATGAAACATTGGAGGCGACGGTTTTACGTAATTTTTTTGCCAAGGACGGCAAGCTGCGCCAAATTCCTGCACAGTACAAGAAAAAGCTGATCGTGCTTCAGATGCTGGCTGAAAAGCTGGAGCCGGGCCGCGTGTATCCTGAACGTGAATTAAACGAGTGGATTAAACAGTACCATGACGATTTTGCGACGATTCGGCGTGAGCTGATTATGCATCAGTTTATGTATAGGGAACGGGAAATGTACGAATTGAATCCACGTGAGATGTGGACGCGCTGGGATCAGGTACGCTAA
- a CDS encoding YpdA family putative bacillithiol disulfide reductase — MHDVIIIGGGPCGLSAAIECSRKGLQTVIIEKSNIVHSIFLYPTNMQFFSTAELLEIGDVPFSTPNDKPFRHEALAYYRKVATHYNLNIQHYEEARTIARQDDGTFTVHTMSKRGIPQSYSSRYVVVATGYFDHPNYLGIPGEELDKVTHYFSEAHPYTGTRVAVIGGSNSAVDAAMELVRVGATIDMVYRRTELSPYIKPWVRPLFDSMVQKGKITLHLGARITEIHPDHVVVTPLEAEAFRLENDFVLALTGFHPERKLLESVGVHMAEDLDKPEFDPATMETNIPGIYVAGVIASGSNANEVFIETGRWHGRQIAEHIQSQTN, encoded by the coding sequence ATGCATGACGTAATTATTATTGGCGGCGGTCCATGCGGGCTATCCGCTGCTATCGAATGCAGCCGCAAAGGTTTGCAAACCGTTATTATTGAAAAAAGCAACATTGTCCACTCTATTTTTCTGTATCCGACGAACATGCAGTTTTTTAGCACCGCCGAGCTATTGGAGATTGGTGATGTTCCATTCAGCACCCCCAATGACAAGCCTTTTCGTCATGAAGCTTTGGCGTATTACCGTAAAGTAGCGACACATTATAACCTGAACATTCAGCATTATGAGGAGGCTCGAACCATCGCTCGTCAGGATGACGGTACATTCACCGTTCATACCATGAGCAAGCGTGGAATACCCCAATCGTATTCGTCCCGCTATGTTGTAGTGGCTACAGGGTATTTTGATCATCCGAACTATTTGGGCATTCCCGGGGAAGAATTAGATAAAGTCACTCACTATTTCAGCGAAGCCCATCCTTATACAGGAACCCGAGTCGCGGTCATCGGCGGCAGTAACTCTGCAGTAGATGCAGCGATGGAGCTAGTGCGGGTCGGGGCTACGATTGATATGGTATACCGTCGGACCGAGCTGTCTCCCTACATCAAACCGTGGGTTCGTCCACTGTTCGACAGTATGGTACAAAAGGGGAAAATTACGCTGCACTTAGGTGCTCGTATTACGGAGATCCATCCAGATCATGTAGTAGTCACTCCGCTGGAGGCCGAAGCGTTCCGACTGGAAAATGATTTTGTTCTGGCACTAACCGGGTTTCACCCGGAACGAAAACTACTGGAATCGGTCGGCGTCCACATGGCTGAAGATCTGGATAAACCCGAGTTTGATCCTGCCACGATGGAAACGAACATACCGGGTATATATGTGGCGGGCGTGATCGCTTCCGGCAGCAATGCCAATGAGGTATTCATTGAGACAGGGCGCTGGCATGGACGTCAAATTGCTGAGCATATTCAAAGCCAAACGAACTAA
- a CDS encoding DUF441 domain-containing protein has protein sequence MDYSSLILLALAGLGIISGNSTVTIAMVVLLLLRVTSLNSAFPWLEKYGLTIGIIMLTIGVMTPLASGKISINQVMESFLHWKSLLAIAIGILVAYLGGRGVTLMSGQPIIVTGLLIGTVIGVAFFKGVPVGPLIAAGLLSLLIGRS, from the coding sequence ATGGATTACAGCTCACTTATTTTACTGGCGCTGGCCGGTCTTGGAATTATCAGCGGCAATTCCACGGTGACCATCGCCATGGTCGTATTATTGCTACTGCGGGTAACTAGTTTGAATTCTGCTTTCCCCTGGCTTGAAAAGTACGGCTTGACGATCGGAATTATCATGCTGACAATCGGGGTCATGACCCCGCTAGCCAGCGGTAAAATCAGCATCAATCAAGTGATGGAGTCCTTTCTGCACTGGAAGTCACTGCTCGCGATTGCCATCGGCATCCTGGTAGCCTATCTTGGCGGTCGCGGAGTAACCCTGATGTCCGGTCAGCCTATCATTGTGACAGGTCTGCTCATCGGGACTGTCATTGGCGTTGCCTTCTTTAAGGGTGTACCTGTAGGGCCGCTTATTGCTGCCGGACTGCTGTCTCTCTTGATCGGCCGCTCCTAA
- a CDS encoding HesB/YadR/YfhF family protein has product MSIQVTEPAAQWYIKELGLNHGDSIRFFVRYSSGGGLHPGFSLGIAVEPPQHPVLQHEAAGITFYMEDQDYWYLKGHDLQVKYLEEHDDIIYTYTEETQA; this is encoded by the coding sequence ATGAGTATACAGGTAACTGAGCCTGCGGCACAGTGGTACATTAAGGAGCTTGGTTTGAATCATGGTGATTCGATCCGTTTTTTTGTTCGTTACAGTTCTGGCGGCGGGTTGCATCCAGGCTTTTCTCTGGGAATTGCCGTAGAGCCTCCGCAGCATCCCGTATTGCAGCATGAAGCGGCTGGCATTACGTTTTATATGGAGGACCAGGATTACTGGTATCTGAAGGGTCATGATCTGCAAGTCAAGTATTTGGAGGAACATGACGACATTATTTACACCTACACGGAGGAAACGCAAGCGTAA
- a CDS encoding ABC transporter ATP-binding protein: protein MFSVLKNLSWFFKKERSRYSIGLFMLIAVGIVELAPPRLLGSAIDEIVRGTISWSSLWRYIFMILGILAVIYYVTYIWMHKLFGGANLVERLLRTRFMNHLLRMTPPFFERNRTGDLMARATNDLRSVASTAGFGMLTLTDSTVYLTVVLVAMGTLISWKLTLAAILPLPFIALAMSIYGKAVHERYTLAQDAFGDMNDQVLESVAGIRVIRAYVQERMDEKRFADITEDVFRKNLAVARMDALFEPTIRLCVGLSYVIGLGYGIYLVFHNDITLGELVSFNMYLGMMIWPMFAIGELINIMQRGSASLDRVNETLNVQPDVQDAAHPVSVSRPESITMKDVTFRYPTSTVDNLSHMSLELKRGETLGVVGRTGSGKSTLLKQLLHEYPTGSGDILISGTRLEDISIEQLHSWIGYVPQEQILFSKSVRENIQFGKPGADDDDIMEAIRTAAFDQDLGTLSDGLDTLVGEKGIALSGGQKQRVSLARAFIGEPDILVLDDALSAVDARTEARIIENIRRKRSGKTTLISTHRLSAVEHADRIVVLEQGRIIEEGTHSELLEAGGWYRQQYERQQVESDLTSGEVS, encoded by the coding sequence TTGTTTTCGGTACTCAAAAATTTAAGCTGGTTTTTTAAAAAAGAACGAAGCCGATACTCCATTGGATTGTTTATGCTGATAGCCGTTGGTATTGTAGAGCTGGCTCCTCCTCGTCTGCTAGGCAGCGCCATTGATGAAATCGTGCGCGGTACGATATCCTGGTCCTCCCTTTGGCGTTATATTTTTATGATCTTGGGCATTCTCGCCGTCATCTACTACGTTACGTACATATGGATGCACAAGCTGTTTGGTGGGGCCAATCTGGTGGAGCGTCTGCTTCGTACGCGCTTTATGAATCATCTGCTGCGAATGACGCCGCCTTTTTTTGAGCGCAATCGTACAGGTGATTTAATGGCTCGTGCCACGAACGACCTGCGTTCCGTAGCTAGTACAGCGGGCTTCGGGATGCTGACATTAACAGACTCGACGGTCTATCTGACCGTGGTATTAGTTGCCATGGGCACCCTGATTAGCTGGAAACTGACACTGGCGGCTATCCTGCCGCTGCCTTTTATTGCCCTGGCCATGAGCATTTACGGCAAAGCCGTTCACGAGCGCTACACACTCGCACAGGATGCATTTGGCGATATGAACGATCAGGTGCTGGAATCAGTGGCAGGCATCCGGGTCATTCGCGCCTATGTCCAGGAGCGGATGGATGAAAAGCGTTTCGCAGATATTACCGAGGATGTGTTTCGTAAAAATTTGGCAGTCGCCCGAATGGACGCTCTCTTTGAACCAACCATCCGCCTCTGCGTAGGACTTAGCTACGTCATCGGCCTCGGCTATGGTATTTATCTGGTCTTTCATAACGATATCACGCTGGGCGAGCTGGTCTCCTTTAACATGTATCTGGGAATGATGATTTGGCCGATGTTTGCCATCGGTGAGCTGATTAACATCATGCAGCGCGGCAGCGCTTCTCTGGATCGGGTCAATGAAACGCTCAATGTCCAGCCAGACGTACAGGATGCAGCCCATCCCGTATCGGTTAGCCGTCCTGAGTCCATTACGATGAAAGATGTTACCTTCCGTTATCCCACCTCCACTGTCGATAATTTGTCGCATATGAGCCTGGAGTTGAAACGTGGTGAAACGCTAGGCGTTGTCGGTCGAACTGGCAGCGGAAAGTCCACTTTGCTCAAACAACTTTTGCATGAGTACCCGACAGGCAGTGGTGATATTTTAATCTCTGGCACAAGGCTGGAGGACATTTCCATTGAGCAGCTGCACAGCTGGATCGGCTACGTGCCGCAGGAGCAAATTTTGTTTTCCAAATCGGTACGCGAGAACATTCAGTTCGGTAAGCCTGGTGCAGATGATGACGACATCATGGAAGCTATCCGCACTGCTGCCTTTGATCAGGACCTGGGGACCCTGTCCGATGGACTGGATACACTCGTTGGGGAAAAAGGGATCGCCCTGTCCGGCGGCCAGAAGCAACGTGTCTCGCTGGCGCGCGCCTTTATCGGTGAGCCGGATATTCTGGTGCTCGACGATGCACTGTCTGCGGTAGATGCCCGGACGGAAGCGCGTATTATCGAAAATATCCGGCGTAAGCGCTCGGGTAAAACAACCCTGATCTCCACTCACCGTCTCTCGGCTGTCGAACATGCAGACCGGATCGTCGTGCTGGAGCAAGGACGCATTATTGAGGAAGGAACCCACAGTGAGCTGCTTGAGGCTGGCGGTTGGTACCGGCAGCAGTATGAACGGCAACAAGTGGAATCTGATCTGACCTCAGGGGAGGTATCCTAA
- a CDS encoding ABC transporter ATP-binding protein has translation MKPNIGKRLFQYALTSKAGFIAALIALAIGVAAELAGPFIAKTMIDDHMLAIEKPFYETTSVDGTVSFAGTHFKREDRFEPGEAKGREARILQVGKSFVFVDGSVQVADGNRSFANGTLTVTRGSDTFRYEAKALTADELYSFYKPEMPGIFQLIGWYCFFLVVSIFAEFGKTYWLQSSANKVIQKLRLDLYAHIQRLPVYFFDNLPAGKVVSRVTNDTEAVKDLFVAVLSNFTSGIVTMTGVYVALFLLDFRLGLISLFIVPLLILWIVLYRKVATRYNTIIRSRLSEINAIINESIQGMSIIRVFRHQKQTQTEFEELNDDYMKHQNKMLNLNAFTSHNLVNVLRNLAFAVVLWYFGSKALGTTDSAISLGVLYAFVDVLGRLFQPMTGMVNQLAVLDTSIVSSGRVFELMDETGEPVTDGTMPRYKGKVAFDDVSFAYKKDDVLKHISFTAQPGQTVALVGHTGSGKSSIINLLFRFYDPQKGTITIDGTPVKEIPKQWLRHHMGIVLQDPYLFTGTVASNVSLGDSRITREQVDKALHDVGADKLLAHLPQGFDEPVIEKGSTLSAGQRQLISFARALAFDPAILILDEATANIDTETEALIQSALEVLKKGRTTFIIAHRLSTIRSADQILVLHRGEIVERGSHEELMAHGGRYFQMYQLQSGTVGTDAASSPAQDGLLGGKDTVAAMATVSGKSDNRSSSSASQKASSGQSGPGLVGGNA, from the coding sequence ATGAAACCCAATATCGGCAAAAGGCTGTTCCAGTACGCCCTGACGAGCAAAGCAGGTTTTATCGCTGCACTCATCGCATTGGCCATTGGAGTAGCCGCCGAGCTGGCCGGACCCTTCATCGCCAAAACGATGATCGACGACCATATGCTCGCTATAGAAAAACCATTTTATGAAACAACGAGTGTGGACGGTACTGTAAGCTTTGCCGGAACCCACTTTAAGCGTGAAGACCGCTTTGAGCCCGGAGAAGCCAAAGGTCGCGAAGCGAGAATTTTACAAGTGGGCAAATCCTTTGTATTTGTTGATGGCTCGGTGCAGGTGGCTGACGGCAACCGCTCCTTTGCTAACGGTACGCTAACGGTGACACGCGGCTCCGATACCTTTCGCTATGAAGCCAAGGCTTTGACTGCTGATGAGCTGTATAGCTTTTACAAACCGGAAATGCCCGGCATCTTTCAACTGATTGGCTGGTATTGCTTCTTTCTGGTCGTTTCGATCTTTGCCGAGTTTGGCAAAACGTACTGGCTGCAATCCTCTGCCAACAAGGTCATTCAGAAGCTTCGGCTAGACCTCTACGCGCACATTCAGCGCTTGCCGGTTTACTTTTTTGACAACCTGCCCGCAGGCAAGGTCGTATCGCGTGTTACGAATGATACCGAGGCGGTCAAAGACTTGTTCGTAGCTGTATTGTCAAACTTTACCTCAGGTATTGTGACGATGACAGGGGTATATGTTGCCCTCTTCCTGCTGGACTTCAGATTGGGCCTGATCTCCTTATTCATTGTGCCGCTGCTGATCTTGTGGATTGTGCTATATCGCAAGGTTGCCACCCGCTATAATACGATCATTCGATCCAGGCTCAGTGAAATCAATGCGATTATCAATGAATCTATTCAGGGTATGTCCATTATTCGTGTATTCCGTCATCAGAAGCAAACGCAAACCGAGTTTGAAGAATTGAATGATGACTATATGAAGCATCAGAATAAAATGCTGAATTTGAACGCTTTTACTTCGCACAATTTGGTCAACGTGTTGAGAAACCTCGCCTTTGCTGTGGTGTTATGGTATTTCGGGTCCAAGGCGCTTGGCACTACAGACAGTGCGATATCGCTAGGTGTCCTGTATGCCTTCGTCGATGTGCTAGGGCGACTGTTCCAACCTATGACAGGTATGGTCAACCAACTTGCCGTACTGGATACGTCCATCGTGTCCTCCGGACGGGTATTTGAACTGATGGATGAAACCGGAGAGCCCGTGACGGACGGCACCATGCCGCGCTACAAAGGGAAGGTAGCATTTGACGACGTATCTTTTGCCTACAAAAAAGATGATGTGCTTAAGCATATTTCCTTTACAGCACAGCCTGGCCAAACGGTTGCCCTGGTCGGACATACCGGATCAGGTAAAAGCTCGATTATTAATCTGCTGTTCCGCTTCTATGATCCGCAGAAAGGAACGATCACCATTGACGGAACGCCTGTCAAGGAAATCCCTAAGCAATGGCTTCGCCATCATATGGGCATTGTTCTTCAAGATCCGTATTTGTTTACAGGTACGGTAGCCTCCAATGTCAGTCTCGGAGACAGCCGCATCACCAGAGAACAGGTGGACAAAGCGCTGCATGACGTTGGAGCTGACAAACTGTTAGCTCATTTGCCGCAAGGCTTTGATGAACCTGTTATTGAAAAAGGCAGCACATTATCTGCCGGCCAGCGCCAGCTTATTTCCTTTGCGCGCGCGCTGGCCTTCGATCCAGCCATTTTGATTTTGGATGAAGCTACTGCCAATATTGATACCGAAACGGAAGCGCTCATTCAATCTGCCCTTGAGGTGCTTAAAAAGGGGCGCACGACCTTTATCATCGCTCACCGTTTGTCGACCATTCGCAGCGCGGACCAAATTTTGGTGCTGCATCGGGGTGAAATTGTGGAGCGCGGTAGCCATGAGGAGCTTATGGCTCATGGCGGTCGTTATTTCCAAATGTATCAGCTTCAGTCGGGAACGGTTGGAACAGATGCAGCCTCATCACCTGCGCAGGACGGCTTGCTTGGCGGTAAAGATACTGTAGCCGCAATGGCTACGGTTTCTGGAAAGTCTGACAATCGGTCGAGTTCCAGCGCTTCGCAGAAAGCAAGTTCCGGCCAAAGCGGCCCCGGCTTGGTTGGCGGAAACGCTTAA
- a CDS encoding S-layer homology domain-containing protein: MTKNKSVTAALLVICSLAVATSASAFRDIKGAEQEKIVNSLQEKGIIQGITKDKFAPDQTLTYAQGVHMVVNAMDLQVMPDFTTGSFANIPASAWYAKSYRIAAQHQIPLSPDIDPGTRMTREQFANILYKAVSATGEYPTVRMYVNVADGKKLDQDSSEAVQFLLLTKIAKLDDQSNFNPDRKVTRMEAAEMVYNASEFVQNHRPAEATPENPAEPLDSVQQNGISMSIEKVNDQQNKVTITRLQAPNPGYGIEVDHIDYVDDTNAVIYYKLTSPKPGEMNIQVITDTHTSTLVNSKYKVTLKAVEGTVSPPAGTGTSVAK, from the coding sequence ATGACAAAAAATAAAAGTGTGACAGCTGCTCTGCTCGTCATCTGCTCATTGGCAGTGGCTACATCGGCTTCTGCTTTTCGTGATATAAAAGGAGCTGAACAGGAGAAAATCGTGAATTCGCTTCAGGAGAAAGGTATTATTCAGGGAATAACAAAGGACAAGTTTGCACCTGACCAAACGCTTACCTATGCACAAGGAGTGCATATGGTCGTTAATGCCATGGATCTTCAGGTTATGCCTGATTTCACAACCGGTTCCTTTGCAAACATTCCCGCTTCAGCCTGGTATGCCAAGTCCTACCGGATTGCAGCACAGCATCAAATCCCTCTGTCACCGGATATTGACCCAGGTACTCGCATGACAAGGGAACAATTCGCAAACATTCTGTATAAAGCAGTGAGTGCCACAGGAGAATACCCAACCGTTCGTATGTACGTTAATGTAGCGGACGGCAAAAAGCTGGACCAGGATTCAAGCGAAGCGGTTCAATTTCTGCTGTTGACCAAAATTGCCAAATTGGATGATCAGAGCAACTTTAATCCGGATCGAAAAGTAACCCGGATGGAGGCAGCGGAAATGGTCTATAACGCATCTGAATTTGTGCAAAATCATAGACCAGCTGAGGCCACTCCTGAAAATCCGGCCGAGCCTTTAGATTCGGTTCAGCAAAACGGTATTAGTATGAGCATAGAGAAGGTGAATGACCAGCAGAACAAGGTGACAATTACCCGTTTGCAGGCACCTAATCCGGGATACGGCATTGAAGTGGATCATATCGACTATGTAGATGATACGAATGCAGTCATTTACTACAAGTTAACAAGTCCAAAGCCGGGGGAAATGAACATCCAGGTTATTACAGATACCCACACAAGTACATTGGTGAACAGCAAATATAAGGTTACGCTCAAAGCTGTAGAAGGAACAGTATCTCCACCCGCAGGCACAGGTACATCGGTAGCTAAATAA
- the argS gene encoding arginine--tRNA ligase, which yields MLLKTAAKVLLTHTGLEEKEVLSLLEIPPQPEWGDLAFPCFVLAKKLRKSPQQIALELAEAISHEEGLSASAAGAYVNITLNRSVQIPLMLAELNKPDFLKPDIGHGQRVVIDMSSPNIAKPFGIGHLRSTVIGAALYRILGETGHVPISVNHLGDWGTQFGKQIAAYKRWGNDEQLQQDPIGESLKLYVRFHQEAEHDPSLEEEGREWFRRLEHGDAEAQRLWEFFVEVSLGEFDRMYQRLNITFDHVLGESFYNDKMQAVVAQLRAKELLEESDGALVVRLEEEELPPCLILKKDGTTIYPTRDLATAIYRREVMKADWLLYVVGGEQRLHFQQVFAVLKRAGETWAEQCEHVPFGLMRFAGKKMSTRRGKVVKLEEVLDEAVARAQAIITQKNPDLQDQQEIAEDVGIGAIIFGDLKNNRLNEVDFSLEEALTFEGETGPYVQYTHARIRSLLEKAYARTHAGAHSDFSGTVPAQEKHSSELTDASSEILGDAGWELLKQLDRYHGQLIRAVRQLEPSVMARFALDTAQAFNRFYAKERIVGGGRWRIQLAEQTADILASTLQLLGLKAPNRM from the coding sequence ATGCTGTTAAAGACTGCTGCCAAGGTTTTATTGACCCATACGGGCTTGGAGGAAAAGGAAGTTTTATCTTTATTGGAGATACCCCCGCAGCCGGAATGGGGAGATTTGGCGTTTCCGTGTTTTGTGCTGGCTAAAAAGCTTCGCAAGTCTCCACAGCAAATTGCACTTGAATTGGCGGAGGCAATAAGTCATGAGGAAGGTTTAAGTGCTTCGGCTGCTGGTGCCTATGTAAATATAACACTGAATCGTTCTGTTCAGATTCCGCTTATGCTGGCTGAATTGAACAAGCCTGATTTCCTCAAGCCAGATATTGGGCATGGACAGCGGGTGGTGATTGATATGTCCTCACCTAACATCGCCAAACCATTTGGTATCGGCCATCTTCGCTCTACTGTCATCGGTGCTGCCCTGTATCGCATTCTAGGGGAAACAGGACATGTTCCTATTAGCGTGAATCATCTGGGAGATTGGGGAACACAATTTGGCAAGCAAATTGCAGCCTATAAAAGATGGGGCAATGACGAGCAGCTACAACAGGATCCGATTGGAGAGTCGCTTAAGCTATATGTGCGTTTTCATCAGGAGGCCGAGCATGACCCGTCTTTGGAGGAAGAAGGCCGCGAGTGGTTCCGGCGTTTGGAGCATGGGGATGCCGAGGCACAGCGACTATGGGAGTTTTTTGTTGAGGTCAGTCTGGGTGAATTTGATCGCATGTACCAGCGTTTGAACATTACATTCGACCATGTGCTAGGGGAAAGTTTTTATAATGATAAGATGCAGGCAGTTGTTGCCCAATTAAGAGCGAAAGAACTGCTGGAGGAAAGCGACGGGGCACTCGTGGTTCGCCTGGAAGAAGAGGAGTTGCCGCCGTGTCTTATTTTAAAAAAGGATGGGACCACGATTTATCCGACACGTGACCTGGCAACAGCGATCTATCGTCGTGAGGTGATGAAGGCTGATTGGTTGCTTTACGTCGTTGGCGGGGAGCAGAGGTTGCATTTTCAGCAGGTGTTTGCGGTACTGAAGCGTGCAGGGGAGACATGGGCGGAGCAATGTGAGCATGTGCCGTTTGGACTGATGCGGTTCGCAGGCAAGAAAATGTCTACGAGACGCGGCAAGGTTGTGAAGCTGGAGGAGGTGCTCGATGAAGCTGTAGCGCGTGCTCAAGCCATTATCACGCAGAAGAACCCTGATTTACAGGACCAACAGGAAATAGCCGAGGACGTTGGGATCGGAGCGATTATTTTCGGTGATTTAAAAAACAATCGTCTAAATGAAGTGGATTTTTCGCTGGAGGAGGCGCTCACCTTTGAGGGCGAGACCGGGCCTTATGTACAGTACACTCATGCGCGCATACGCAGTCTTCTGGAAAAAGCTTACGCGCGCACTCACGCTGGTGCTCATTCTGATTTTAGCGGCACCGTCCCAGCGCAGGAGAAGCATTCCTCTGAATTGACTGACGCCTCGAGTGAGATACTGGGTGATGCAGGCTGGGAGCTGCTTAAGCAGTTGGATCGCTATCATGGACAATTGATACGTGCGGTTCGACAGTTGGAGCCTTCGGTTATGGCGAGATTTGCGTTGGATACGGCTCAAGCGTTCAACCGTTTTTACGCCAAGGAACGGATTGTTGGTGGTGGGCGGTGGCGTATTCAGCTGGCGGAACAAACTGCGGATATTCTGGCAAGTACGCTGCAGCTTCTTGGGCTGAAAGCACCTAATCGGATGTAA
- a CDS encoding four-helix bundle copper-binding protein: MDYSYQQCVDACLECLNACNVCNVASLKEYDLAMLRECIRVSRECAEICGFAAQMLEHGTNFAEQICELCAHACEVCAAECSKHTHDHCKQCAEACRRCFQACRQLVAV; the protein is encoded by the coding sequence ATGGATTATTCATACCAACAATGTGTAGATGCTTGCCTGGAATGTTTGAACGCTTGCAATGTTTGCAATGTAGCGAGCTTAAAGGAATATGATTTGGCCATGCTGCGTGAATGTATCCGAGTGAGCAGGGAATGTGCGGAGATATGCGGGTTTGCTGCTCAAATGCTGGAGCACGGAACCAATTTCGCCGAGCAAATCTGTGAATTGTGTGCTCATGCCTGTGAAGTATGCGCTGCCGAATGCAGCAAGCATACCCATGATCATTGCAAACAATGCGCAGAAGCCTGTCGTCGCTGCTTTCAGGCTTGCCGCCAATTGGTGGCTGTGTAA